In the genome of Mucilaginibacter sp. 14171R-50, the window TTTACGGAAGGGCCGGCGGTAAATAAAGCCGGAAATATCTTCTTCACCGACCAGCCGAATAACCGTATCTGGAAGTACGGTAACGATGGGAAGCTCGCCGTTTTTATGGAGAATGCCGGCAGGCCGAACGGCATGTATTTTGACCGTAAAGGTAACCTCATAGTATGTGCCGATGAGCATAACCGGCTTTGGAAAATAAGCCCGGACGGAAAGGTTAAGGTACTGCTCAAAGATCTTAACGGCAAATTGCTTAACGGCCCCAACGACCTGTGGGTAGACAAAAAAGGCGGCATCTATTTTACCGACCCATATTACCAGCGCGATTACTGGACACGCACCAAAACCGAACTGGAAGGACAAAAGGTTTACTACCTGGTTAACAGTGCGGTGCAGCCTGTTATTGCAGATGAAACTTTAAAAAAGCCAAACGGCATTGTGGGTACGCCGGACGATAACTACTTGTATGTTGCCGATATTGGCGATGGTAAAATATACAAGTTCAATATTGATACCGATGGCACTTTAGACGACCGCCGGGTATTTGCAGAGCAAACTGCCGACGGTTTAACCCTTGATGAGCAGGGTAACCTGTACGCGGCAGGTAACGGTATAACCATTTACAACCCCAAGGGGCAAAAGATTGCCCATATAGCTGTTCCCGAACCATGGACTGCCAATGTTTGTTTTGGTGGAAAGGACAGGCGCACGTTGTTTATAACAGCATCAAAGGCTGTTTATGTAATGAAGATGAATGTAAGAGGGGTAGAATAATAACTTGTAAAAACCGTCATTGCGAGGCACGAAGCAATCTCCCTTGGAGCATATCGGTTATGCAAAGTTTTGAGATTGCTTCGTACCTCGCAATGACGGGCGGGTGAGATTCAGCCGACAACGTTTATTAACCCCCGGCTAATGTTTTCTTTGTACTTTTTCCCAAACGGAGCTTTGCTGCGTGGTAAAGTAGCGGATAATACCTGCTATTACCGCGTAGTTCATTACGCAAAAGTAGTAGGGGATAAAAAGCACTTTGATGCGGATGTGGCGCTCCTCCATAATATAGCCGAAGATGGCCAGGCAATAAAACAACGCCTGCCCGGCAAAAAGTACTTCGTATATAAAGCCCTTTCCTGCAAATGCTACGGCAAAGTTGGTAATAAACGCCACTATCAGAAAGAAGGGGGTCACCGTCCACCGCAGCACACGATGACTTACGTATTGGAACGACAGCACCGGATATTTAAAAGAAAACAACAGGTTTTTTAAACGTAATATAGATTGCATGCCCCCCGCTGCAATGCGGATCTTGCGCTTCAGCTCTTCCGATACATTTTCAGATGCGGTTTCCAGCGCGTAGGCTTCGGGTTCGTAAATAATGCGGTAACCTTTGGCGGCAATCAGCATAGATATCATAAAATCGTCCAATACGGTATCGGCAGGCACGTCCTGATACAGATCGCGCCTAACGCTGAACAGTTCGCCTGCCGCGCCCACTACCGAGTAAAGCTCCGAATCCCACTTTTTAAGCGCCGACTCGTACTTCCAGTAAAAACCTTCTCCGGCTGCGCTGGCATCGGCGCTGGCATCTATCTGCACCTGCTTTTCGCCAGCAACGGCGCCCACTGTTTTATCGCTGTAATGGCGGCAAATGCGGGTAATGGCTTCTGGGTTTAGAAAAGTGTTGGCATCGGTAAAAACCACAACTTCGGTTTCCACATACTCCATTGCCCGGTGTACGGCGGCAATTTTACCGGCTCGCCCGGGGCGGTGCAGCAGTTGTATCTGCGGGTGCAGGCCAATTATTTCGGCCGTCCTGTCTGTCGAGCCATCGGTTACAAATACAAATTTAAGTTTGCCTGCCGGGTAATTCAGCTGCAGGCTGTTGGCAATTTTTTGCGCTATAAAGTGTTCTTCGTTATAGGCGGCAACAACCAGCGTACAGGTAGGCAGGCTATCATCGGCGACAGCCGGTATAAAAGGTTTACCTTTAACAGCCCGTTTGATTTTTATGATAAAATACAGCAAAAACCCGTAACCGACAAAGGTGTAAAAGGCAACGAATAAACTTATCCAGAAGGTAAGTATCATGAAACTTTATTTATAGTGAAGCCTAATTCGGTACTATGCTTACTATGGGTAATATTCCACCAGATAGCGCGGAAAAGTATGCTGATGAAATCGTACTTTTTTTCCTTAATGTAGTTTACAATATTGCGCGGTACAACAAGTAAAACAAAGTAAAAATAAAACACAAGGGCTTTTAAGGCAGGCGCGTTATGGCGGATGAAAAGGATGCGGTTGCGGTTCATAAAGTACTCTTTAAAAGCGCTGTTCTTGCCCACCGTCATTGATTCTTTGTGGTAAATAACGGCGTCGCCGCGCACCCAGGCCTGGTAGCCAGATCTGTTAATGCGTTCGCCCCAGTCTACTTCCTCGTAATAAATAAAGAAGTTATCGGCCATTAAGCCGGCCTTTTCGCAGGTTTCTTTTTTAACCATCATGGCACCGCCATGGCAGTAACCTGTTTGCCCCAGCAGGTTATCATACTGCCCTACGTCCTTCTCGTTTTTACCGATAGCGCGGTTACGGCAGGTGTAATAATCAACCTGGGTAAAGCCTACATACTGTATAATGCTTCTGTCGAAATCATAAACAAGTTTGGGCGATATAATGCCTACCTGTGGGTGGGTGTCTAAAATATCTACCAGTTTCTGGACCAGGCCGGGCGTAAATTCGGTATCGTTATTCACCAGGAAATAGTAATCGCCGGTAGCCTGTGCAATACCAATATTGTTGCCGCCAGAGAAACCTAAATTACGTTCAGACCGTATAAACTTAACATCGGGGTATTTAACAGTCCATAATGGAATAGGGTTAACAGTACTGCCATTATCTACAACAATCACCTCAAGGTTCTGATAGGTGTTGGTTTGGGCAATTGATACTAAAAGCTCTTCTGTAACTTTGTCCTGGTTGAAATTTATGGTGACAACAGATACTTTTTTCATGCAGTATTTTTTAATGCCCTAATATTAGCAAAAGTTCAGTAAAAAAATTATTAAAT includes:
- a CDS encoding SMP-30/gluconolactonase/LRE family protein, whose product is MNIRKFLNFFGVFSVLFVNVSAQNKALFDAGEEPRLISRQFAFTEGPAVNKAGNIFFTDQPNNRIWKYGNDGKLAVFMENAGRPNGMYFDRKGNLIVCADEHNRLWKISPDGKVKVLLKDLNGKLLNGPNDLWVDKKGGIYFTDPYYQRDYWTRTKTELEGQKVYYLVNSAVQPVIADETLKKPNGIVGTPDDNYLYVADIGDGKIYKFNIDTDGTLDDRRVFAEQTADGLTLDEQGNLYAAGNGITIYNPKGQKIAHIAVPEPWTANVCFGGKDRRTLFITASKAVYVMKMNVRGVE
- a CDS encoding glycosyltransferase family 2 protein, producing MILTFWISLFVAFYTFVGYGFLLYFIIKIKRAVKGKPFIPAVADDSLPTCTLVVAAYNEEHFIAQKIANSLQLNYPAGKLKFVFVTDGSTDRTAEIIGLHPQIQLLHRPGRAGKIAAVHRAMEYVETEVVVFTDANTFLNPEAITRICRHYSDKTVGAVAGEKQVQIDASADASAAGEGFYWKYESALKKWDSELYSVVGAAGELFSVRRDLYQDVPADTVLDDFMISMLIAAKGYRIIYEPEAYALETASENVSEELKRKIRIAAGGMQSILRLKNLLFSFKYPVLSFQYVSHRVLRWTVTPFFLIVAFITNFAVAFAGKGFIYEVLFAGQALFYCLAIFGYIMEERHIRIKVLFIPYYFCVMNYAVIAGIIRYFTTQQSSVWEKVQRKH
- a CDS encoding glycosyltransferase family 2 protein, with product MKKVSVVTINFNQDKVTEELLVSIAQTNTYQNLEVIVVDNGSTVNPIPLWTVKYPDVKFIRSERNLGFSGGNNIGIAQATGDYYFLVNNDTEFTPGLVQKLVDILDTHPQVGIISPKLVYDFDRSIIQYVGFTQVDYYTCRNRAIGKNEKDVGQYDNLLGQTGYCHGGAMMVKKETCEKAGLMADNFFIYYEEVDWGERINRSGYQAWVRGDAVIYHKESMTVGKNSAFKEYFMNRNRILFIRHNAPALKALVFYFYFVLLVVPRNIVNYIKEKKYDFISILFRAIWWNITHSKHSTELGFTINKVS